CCGCGTCTATTCCGGCAGCGCGAGATCGATGCGCACCGCGCCGGCGAGATTCGCCGTCGTGTGCACGGCCACGTAGAGCCGGCCCTCCCGCAACGCGTGCATCTCCGGGCCGGTGAGATCGAGGCTCCCGGCGGCGCTGACGCCGCGGCGCGACAGGTACCGCAGCACCGGACCATTCTCTGCATCCGCGTCCGGACCACGGCGGTGGAGCGCGACCAGCAGCACCTGGTCGGCGATGGCTTCCGTCCCGCGGATCTGGTAGCGCACGGTGCGCGTGGCGGGGCTGAGCACGAAGCTGGCGTCGACCTGCAGCCCCGGATCCGCCTGCACCGCGGCCGCCAGCGGCACGGGAGCGGGGGGCGAAACGAGGCTCGGCGTGAAGTCGGGCGCGCGCCGGTGGCCGGTACCCTGTTCGTAGGCGAACGCCAGCTCGATCAGCCGCGGCTCCGCCCACGCCCGGCCGAGCAGCTCCACCCCGACCGGCATGTCGTCGTCGGCGAAGCCGCCCGGCACGGTGATCGCCGGAAGACCCGACGTGGCGCTCAAGGCGCAGTTGCTCCCCGGCTGCGGCTGGCCGATGGGGCGCGCGGTGCGCCGGATGGTCGGGTAGATCAGCGCGTCGAGCTCCCGCTCGTCGAGCAGCGCGGTGACGGCGGCACGATTCTCGTCCCGCTTGGCGAGGCTCGCGCGATAGTCCTCGGTGTCGAGCTCTTCCACCTCGAGCGAGCGGGCGAGGCCGCCTTCGAGAATGTCGTGGTAGAGGCCGGCCGAGACGAAGTCGGCCAGCGAGCGCACGTGGGCGGCAGGAGTCGCCTCGAGATAGGCATCGAGATGGAAGGGGAACTCCTGCCCGATGACCGACGCATCCTGGGTGAGCTCGGACGGATCGAACTCGTCGAGCTCGATCACCGTCGCGCCCAACCGCTCCATGTCCTCGGCCGCACGCTCGATGACCTCGCGCACCGGCCGTCCCGCGTCCCCCTCGTCGAACATGGCGGGCACCAGGCCGAGCCGGGCCCCGGCGAGCCCGCCCGCGTTCAACGCGGCAGTGTACGTGGCGGGCACGTTGCCCTCGCTCAACCGCGTCGTCTCATCGGCCGGATCGAACCCCACCGTCGCGTCGAGCGCGTAGGCGAGATCTCGCACCGACCGCGTCAGCGGGCCGCCGAAGTCCTGGGTCAGCGACAGCGGCACGATGCCGTCGCCGCTCGCCAGGCCGCGCGTCCCCCGCAGTCCGACCAGCGCATGGTGCGCGGAGGGGATGCGGATGGAGCCGCAGGTGTCGCTGCCCATCCCGAAGGCGCCGAAGCTGGCGCCCACGGCAGCCCCCGTGCCGCCGCTCGATCCACCCGGATTGCGCGTCGGATCGTACGGATTGCGCGTCTGCCCCCCGAACGACGCCACGGTCGTGATGCCGCGGGCCAGCTCGTGCATGTTGGTCTTGCCGAGGACGACGGCGCCGGCCTCGCGCAGCCGCCGCACCTGCGTGGAGTCGTCGGGCGGCACCGAGGTGGCCAGCCCCAACGTGCCGGCGGTGGTCGGCATGTCCGCGGTGTCGTAGTTGTCCTTGATCACCACCGGGATGCCGTGCAGCGGGCCCCGCACGTTGCCCGCCGCGCGCTCGGCATCGCGCTCGGCGGCGACCTCCGCGGCGCGCGGGTTGACGGCGATCATCGCGTTGAGCACCGGACCCCGCTGGTCGAAGGCCTCGATCCGGTCCAGGTAGGCCCCGACCAGCTCGACCGCCGTGACCGTACCGTCGGCCATCGCGGCGCCCAACTCGCTGACCGACTTCTCGGCGACGTCGTAACCCGACCGTGCGGCATCGGGCGGCGCGCCGCAACCGATCATCAGTCCGAACGTGATCACCGGAACCGCCCCTGCTCGCGTTGCGTGCTGTAACACCGTCAACCTCCAGATCCACGTGGCCGCGTCACCGTCGAACGAAATCGCCGCATCGCCGTCAGACGAACCGGCAGTCCTGCCGCATGGCGTCGGCCAGCAGCGCCCGATAGCGCGTCCGGTGCACCGCAACCGCCCCCAGGCTGGCCAGATGGGGGGTCACCCACTGGATGTCGAGCAGCGTGTACCCGCGCGCCCGCAACCGCTCCACCAGCCACGCCAGGGCGACCTTCGATGCATCGGTCACCCGGTGGAACATCGACTCGCCGAAGAACGCCCCGCGCAACGTCACGCCGTAGAGCCCCCCGACCAGCTCGCCCTCCCGCCAGGTCTCGACCGAGTGGGCGAAACCGGCGCGGTGCAGCGCGGCGTAGCTCTCGGCGATCTCCGCGTCGATCCAGGTCCCGTCCGCATCCGGCCGCGAGGCGCACGCGGCGACCACGCCTTCGAACGTCCGGTCGACGGCGACCTCGAACCGACCCTGCTTCAGCACTCTTCTGAGCCGTCTCGACGCGTGGAAGCCATCGAGCGGAATGATGCCGCGTTCCCGGGGCGAAAACCAGCGGATTTCACCGTCGATCGCCATCGGGAAGAAGCCTTTGCGATACGCCGCGAGGAGCATGCCGGAGGGGATCATCGAAATGTCGTGTATATATTGTTGCGTGCCGACCGACCAGACTTCACCCGGCGTTTTCACCTCGGAAGCAACCACCGACGGCGTCCGTGTCCGGGTTCGGGCGCGGTATGCGCCCGACCAGTCCGAGCCGCTGCATCAGCGGTGGATGTTTCTATACACCATCACGATCTCCAACGAGGGCGCCGAGACCGTCCAGTTGATCAGCCGTCACTGGGTCATCACCGACGCGTCCGACCAGGTCCAGGAGGTCAAGGGGCTCGGTGTCGTGGGACGCCAGCCGACGCTCGCCCCCGGCGAGTCGTTCGAGTACACCTCGGGCTGCCCGCTCGGAACGCCGTTCGGCTCCATGGAGGGGACGTACCAGATGGTCACCTCCGGCGGGCGCCGCTTCGACGCCGAGATAGCCGCGTTCGCGCTGTCCGGGCCGTATACGTTGCACTAGCGCGACCGCATCGGCTCGACCGCGACGCCCACGGCTTCCAGCCCCCGACGCAGCGTCATCGCGAGCTCGGCGGCCCCGGGCGTGTCGCTGTGGACGCAAATCGTCTCGCCGGCCAGCTCCAGCACCGTGCCGTCGATGGCTTCGACACTCCCGTCGCGCGCCATCCGCACGGCGCGCTCTATCATCCGCTGAGGTTCGTGAATCACCGCGCCGGGCCGCTGGCGCGAGACGAGCGCGCCGTCCGCTTCGAACGCCCGGTCGGCGAACACCTCGGCCACCACGTCGAGGCCGGCGTCTCTCCCGGCGTCGGCCATCCCCGAGCCGGACAGCACGACCAGCGGCAGCGCCGGATCGAACGCCGCGACGGCCCGTGCGATCGCATCCGCGACGCGGCGATCGCGCACCGCCATGTTGTAGAGCGCCCCGTGCGGCTTGACGTGGCTGAGCCGGATGCCCTCGGCGCCGGCTACGGCCGCCAGCGCCCCGACCTGCGCGAGCACCAGGTTCTCGATCCCGTCCGACGTCAACTCGATCTCACGCCGCCCGAAACCCTCCCGGTCGGCGAACCCGGGATGGGCTCCCACGCACACGCCGGCGTCGCGGGCCGAGCGGACCGTCGCCCGCATCGTGTCCGGATCCCCGGCGTGGGCGCCGCAGGCGACGTTGACCGAGGTGACGTACTCCATCATCCGCCGGTCGTGCTCGATCGCGCCGGGGCCGGTCGCTTCGCCGAGGTCGCAGTTCAAATCGATCCGCATCGGTCCCTCCGCTCTCGGCGCCACGCGGCGTAGCACCGCAGGCTCCTGGGCAATAATGCACCATCATGAAATGGTTCGCCGCGACGGCACTTGCGCTCACCCTGCTCGCTCCACCGGCAACCGCCCAGCCCGGCACCGGCCAGGCGATGGACGCCGACTTCGCGGCCCGGGTCGAGGAGTGGACGACGCGGCCCGAGTTCCTCAGCCCGCTGGTCGACCACCTGCCGGTCAGCGATCGCGTTCCATCACCGAAGGACGTCATCGGCCACCACGCCGGGGCGCCGCGCGAGCTCACCTACTACGCGGAGATGCTGGAGTACTACCGGGCGCTGGCCGCCGCCTCGCCGCGCGTCTCGGTCAGCCCGATCGGCCGCACCGACGAGGACCGCGAGATGGTCGTCGTCACCATCGCGAACGAGGCGACGCTCGCCGGGATGGAGCGCTACCGCCAGGACCTCGCCCGGCTCGCAGATCCGCGGGAAATCGGCGAAGCGGAAGCACAGGACGTCATCGCGCGCGCCAAGCCCATCTACGTCCTCATGGCCGGACTCCACAGCGGGGAGACGGGACCACCGGAGATGCTGATGGAGCTCGCCTACCGGCTCGCGGTCGAGGAAGGACCGCTCTTCGACCGCATCCGCGACGAGTTGATCGTGGCCCTGATCCCGGCCGCGGACCCCGACGGCCGCGACCGCTACGTCGACTGGTACTACCGGCACCTGATCGACATCACCGACGACCGCGACCGGATCGGCGGCCCGCCGTACTGGGGGAAGTACATCTTTCACGACAACAACCGCGACATCAACTACTCGCAGCGGAGCATGCGGAACGTGCTCGACTGGTACCTGAAGTGGCATCCGCCGGTGATGCACGACCTGCACGAGTCGATACCCTTCCTCTACACCTTCAGCGGGCAGGCGCCGCAGAATCCGTTGCTCGACCCCATCGTCTACGGCGAGTTGCCGTGGTTCGCCAACTTCGAGATGGCGCAGTTGACCAGCTACGGCATGCCGGGCGTGTGGACCCACGGCTTCGTCGACATGTGGTCGCCGGGCTATCTCGCATTCATGGCCTCGAACCACAACGGGCTGATCCGGTTCTACGAGACGTTCGGCAACGGCGGCGCCACGACCATGAAGCGCCACCTGAAGACCGAGGACAACACGCCCGAGCAGGCGCGCACGAGCCGCGAGTGGTACCGGCCTTCGCCTCCCTACGA
Above is a window of Acidobacteriota bacterium DNA encoding:
- a CDS encoding CHRD domain-containing protein; translation: MITFGLMIGCGAPPDAARSGYDVAEKSVSELGAAMADGTVTAVELVGAYLDRIEAFDQRGPVLNAMIAVNPRAAEVAAERDAERAAGNVRGPLHGIPVVIKDNYDTADMPTTAGTLGLATSVPPDDSTQVRRLREAGAVVLGKTNMHELARGITTVASFGGQTRNPYDPTRNPGGSSGGTGAAVGASFGAFGMGSDTCGSIRIPSAHHALVGLRGTRGLASGDGIVPLSLTQDFGGPLTRSVRDLAYALDATVGFDPADETTRLSEGNVPATYTAALNAGGLAGARLGLVPAMFDEGDAGRPVREVIERAAEDMERLGATVIELDEFDPSELTQDASVIGQEFPFHLDAYLEATPAAHVRSLADFVSAGLYHDILEGGLARSLEVEELDTEDYRASLAKRDENRAAVTALLDERELDALIYPTIRRTARPIGQPQPGSNCALSATSGLPAITVPGGFADDDMPVGVELLGRAWAEPRLIELAFAYEQGTGHRRAPDFTPSLVSPPAPVPLAAAVQADPGLQVDASFVLSPATRTVRYQIRGTEAIADQVLLVALHRRGPDADAENGPVLRYLSRRGVSAAGSLDLTGPEMHALREGRLYVAVHTTANLAGAVRIDLALPE
- a CDS encoding leucyl/phenylalanyl-tRNA--protein transferase; its protein translation is MIPSGMLLAAYRKGFFPMAIDGEIRWFSPRERGIIPLDGFHASRRLRRVLKQGRFEVAVDRTFEGVVAACASRPDADGTWIDAEIAESYAALHRAGFAHSVETWREGELVGGLYGVTLRGAFFGESMFHRVTDASKVALAWLVERLRARGYTLLDIQWVTPHLASLGAVAVHRTRYRALLADAMRQDCRFV
- the apaG gene encoding Co2+/Mg2+ efflux protein ApaG; the encoded protein is MSCIYCCVPTDQTSPGVFTSEATTDGVRVRVRARYAPDQSEPLHQRWMFLYTITISNEGAETVQLISRHWVITDASDQVQEVKGLGVVGRQPTLAPGESFEYTSGCPLGTPFGSMEGTYQMVTSGGRRFDAEIAAFALSGPYTLH
- a CDS encoding LamB/YcsF family protein, with translation MRIDLNCDLGEATGPGAIEHDRRMMEYVTSVNVACGAHAGDPDTMRATVRSARDAGVCVGAHPGFADREGFGRREIELTSDGIENLVLAQVGALAAVAGAEGIRLSHVKPHGALYNMAVRDRRVADAIARAVAAFDPALPLVVLSGSGMADAGRDAGLDVVAEVFADRAFEADGALVSRQRPGAVIHEPQRMIERAVRMARDGSVEAIDGTVLELAGETICVHSDTPGAAELAMTLRRGLEAVGVAVEPMRSR